In the Plasmodium gaboni strain SY75 chromosome 13, whole genome shotgun sequence genome, TGAAGggttaaaaaaaaaaaaaaaaaaaaaaaaaacctacacatatatatatattaataatatatataatttttttttttttttatggAATGATACAAACAAATAGTGGttttttacttttaatCAAAAAgttattaatattttatgtgctctttttttttttttttttttttttgttccacattaaaatatatatataaacacaattttgtataatattatgaaaatataatatattatatattaaaaattttttaatatattttatgtaccatttattttatttatgttgataaaaaaaaaaaaaataaagttTCTATAGATAAATACAAAGTTATTCCTAAAACATAATGATCagttctttttttttttttttttgttttttattcatCTGTGCTACTCATATATGAATCATATGAATCTGATACATTCAAATTATCATCAAAAGATTTGAATGgaattttatataatttatatcCAATACGTATGTGAATACaattaacatatatatataagtcATCCAAGATGTTTTCTTTAATATCGTtgtttaatattaattcatttatattcGGCCAGTAAAAGGTTTCTTCTTCAATAcatttattctttttttctaaGAGTACATCCAAATTTATATTAGTATAAGCTAATGATAAATGATATATCCTATTTAAATGTGTATCCTTAAGATCaaattcatttaatatcttatttattttttctcttaatgtatttaaatataattctttttgATCTTCTTTAACGGTATAAGAACAAAAGTATTTTGTGTACTTTTGACTTTTATACAGGTCTACTTTATTTcgaaaaaacaaataaaagctaaaaaaaaaaaaaaaaaaaaaaatatatatatatatatatatatatatatatatttataaataacatataaatatatatgtttgtaTTTCTTTAATTCTTTGTAtcttgtttttttttttttttttttttacctgttttgatttttaaattcctcttttattttattaataaatgaagGAATCATATATCTTTTCAAATTAAGCGAGCCTGATATAGTAATATGCAAAGGTTCTTTGAAATctttttcaatattattttcttcaatatgttcatttaatttatctagttgataatatatatgtttgtGTATTTCCcctttatttatatcattattacataataaattCTTTTCTTTTGACTTTTTATGGCATTCCTCTTGTTGCTTTTCTATCAATTTGAACAATACGTTAAAACATAATTCGCACCTTTTCTTGACACTCTCATTACATTTTActacaaaataaaataaaatatatatatatatatatatatatatatacatcaATGTATTagtaaatatttatttactattattt is a window encoding:
- a CDS encoding hypothetical protein (conserved Plasmodium protein, unknown function); amino-acid sequence: MSNQGDFNTYIYIPVKCNESVKKRCELCFNVLFKLIEKQQEECHKKSKEKNLLCNNDINKGEIHKHIYYQLDKLNEHIEENNIEKDFKEPLHITISGSLNLKRYMIPSFINKIKEEFKNQNSFYLFFRNKVDLYKSQKYTKYFCSYTVKEDQKELYLNTLREKINKILNEFDLKDTHLNRIYHLSLAYTNINLDVLLEKKNKCIEEETFYWPNINELILNNDIKENILDDLYIYVNCIHIRIGYKLYKIPFKSFDDNLNVSDSYDSYMSSTDE